A window of Pedococcus aerophilus contains these coding sequences:
- a CDS encoding motility protein A, whose product MEIATLLGIVVIFVAVVASLIMEGASPTSILLLPPIILVFVGSIGAAMAGGFITDMAIIGKQLMRAFTVKEPKSDAVVEELVAMADVARREGLLALEEKARSIEDPFLRDGIEMTVDGTDADEIYDVLHTQISTRRKRDKLGIKFFADMGGYAPTIGIIGTVIGLIHVLGNLGAPEKLGELIASAFVATLWGVMSANAMWLPISSKLKRISEAEIAHMELLLEGVLAIQSGTSPRVVEKRLRAALASDGGDLAKEAA is encoded by the coding sequence ATGGAGATCGCAACCCTGCTCGGCATCGTCGTCATCTTCGTGGCGGTGGTCGCCTCCCTCATCATGGAGGGCGCCTCGCCCACGTCCATCCTGCTGCTGCCGCCGATCATCCTGGTCTTCGTCGGGAGCATCGGCGCCGCGATGGCCGGTGGCTTCATCACCGACATGGCCATCATCGGCAAGCAGCTCATGCGCGCGTTCACCGTCAAGGAGCCCAAGAGCGACGCCGTCGTCGAGGAGCTCGTGGCCATGGCCGACGTCGCCCGCCGCGAAGGCCTGCTGGCGCTGGAGGAGAAGGCCCGCAGCATCGAGGACCCGTTCCTGCGCGACGGCATCGAGATGACCGTCGACGGCACCGACGCCGACGAGATCTACGACGTCCTGCACACCCAGATCTCCACGCGTCGCAAGCGTGACAAGCTCGGCATCAAGTTCTTCGCCGACATGGGCGGCTACGCCCCGACGATCGGCATCATCGGCACCGTCATCGGCCTCATCCACGTCCTGGGCAACCTCGGCGCGCCGGAGAAGCTCGGTGAGCTGATCGCGAGCGCGTTCGTCGCGACCCTGTGGGGCGTCATGAGCGCCAACGCGATGTGGCTGCCGATCTCCAGCAAGCTCAAGCGCATCAGCGAGGCGGAGATCGCCCACATGGAGCTGCTGCTCGAGGGCGTCCTGGCGATCCAGTCCGGCACCAGCCCCCGGGTCGTCGAGAAGCGCCTGCGCGCCGCCCTCGCCAGCGACGGCGGGGACCTGGCCAAGGAAGCGGCGTGA
- a CDS encoding flagellar FlbD family protein encodes MIAVTRRNGTCFALNPDLIERVEATPDTVITLVGGTRYVVTESVEQVVAEVRDFRAAVISAADFVQHSPSQRATLHAVPDSDV; translated from the coding sequence ATGATCGCTGTCACGCGCCGTAACGGCACCTGTTTCGCACTCAACCCCGACCTCATCGAACGTGTCGAGGCCACGCCCGACACCGTCATCACCCTCGTGGGTGGGACGCGGTACGTGGTGACCGAGTCGGTCGAGCAGGTCGTGGCCGAGGTGCGCGACTTCCGCGCCGCGGTCATCTCTGCCGCCGACTTCGTCCAGCACTCGCCCTCTCAGCGGGCCACCCTCCACGCCGTCCCCGACTCGGACGTGTGA
- a CDS encoding flagellar hook protein FlgE: MLRSLFSAVSGLRSHQTMMDVIGNNIANVNTTGYKSSQTVFEDTLSQAIRNSGGAAQGGGGTNAAQVGLGVKVAGITTNFTQGSTQVTGRQGDMAIQGDGFFVVQRDGQTMYTRAGAFSFDALGNLTTPEGATVQGWPAANGRIDTNTSTTGLRLPFGQVLPPKETANIDLGGNLPADAAVGATVTHGIDIVDGQGRTVPATTTYTKTAANAWTATTTVPGSNGSPVTVGTTNLTWNPATEKFNTDTMTLSSAAMGTAGYSFGANVTMTIGGDQTPLTQYAGQSSAAARTQDGTTMGQLQSFTMDTNGVLIGVFSNGLTEKLGQVAVANFANPGGLEKAGDSMYRNSANSGQPQVGIAGSGGRGLLNSGVLEMSNVDLAQEFTNLVVAQRGFQANSRVISASDEILQDLVNLKR; the protein is encoded by the coding sequence ATGCTTCGCTCGCTCTTCTCCGCCGTCTCCGGTCTGCGCAGCCACCAGACGATGATGGACGTCATCGGCAACAACATCGCCAACGTCAACACCACGGGCTACAAGTCCAGCCAGACCGTCTTCGAGGACACCCTCAGCCAGGCCATCCGCAACTCCGGTGGCGCGGCCCAGGGCGGCGGTGGCACCAACGCCGCGCAGGTCGGCCTCGGCGTCAAGGTCGCCGGCATCACGACGAACTTCACCCAGGGCAGCACCCAGGTGACCGGCCGCCAGGGCGACATGGCCATCCAGGGTGACGGCTTCTTCGTGGTCCAGCGCGACGGCCAGACGATGTACACCCGCGCCGGCGCGTTCTCCTTCGACGCCCTCGGCAACCTGACCACGCCCGAGGGCGCGACCGTCCAGGGGTGGCCCGCCGCCAACGGCCGGATCGACACCAACACCTCCACGACGGGCCTGCGCCTGCCGTTCGGCCAGGTGCTCCCCCCGAAGGAGACCGCGAACATCGACCTCGGCGGCAACCTGCCGGCCGACGCCGCGGTCGGCGCCACCGTCACCCACGGCATCGACATCGTCGACGGCCAGGGTCGGACCGTCCCGGCCACGACCACCTACACCAAGACCGCCGCCAACGCCTGGACCGCGACGACCACCGTCCCCGGCAGCAACGGCTCGCCGGTGACCGTCGGCACGACCAACCTCACGTGGAACCCGGCGACGGAGAAGTTCAACACCGACACGATGACGCTGAGCAGCGCCGCGATGGGGACGGCCGGGTACTCCTTCGGCGCCAACGTCACCATGACCATCGGTGGCGACCAGACCCCGCTGACGCAGTACGCCGGCCAGAGCTCGGCCGCCGCCCGCACCCAGGACGGCACGACCATGGGGCAGCTGCAGAGCTTCACCATGGACACCAACGGCGTCCTCATCGGTGTCTTCTCCAACGGCCTGACGGAGAAGCTCGGCCAGGTGGCCGTCGCCAACTTCGCCAACCCCGGTGGCCTCGAGAAGGCCGGCGACTCGATGTACCGCAACAGCGCCAACTCCGGTCAGCCCCAGGTGGGCATCGCCGGCAGCGGCGGCCGCGGCCTGCTCAACAGCGGTGTCCTCGAGATGAGCAACGTCGACCTCGCGCAGGAGTTCACCAACCTCGTCGTCGCCCAGCGCGGCTTCCAGGCCAACTCCCGCGTGATCTCGGCCTCCGACGAGATCCTCCAGGACCTGGTCAACCTCAAGCGCTGA
- a CDS encoding flagellar hook assembly protein FlgD, which yields MTIPIGSNPAATAAAFNAQAAANTAGATQGTSTSSASNEMTGDAFLKLLVAQLKYQDPSKPVDSAAFMAQTAQMQMVETLHELVEQNAAVIAGQNSLNALTLVGQRVTYSVGSSTASGTVDSVKLTAAGPKLIVNDTEVPLSTVSEVGTATSPSAS from the coding sequence ATGACGATCCCGATCGGTTCGAACCCCGCGGCGACCGCCGCGGCGTTCAACGCCCAGGCGGCGGCCAACACGGCTGGTGCGACGCAGGGGACCTCCACGAGCTCGGCGAGCAACGAGATGACCGGGGACGCGTTCCTCAAGCTCCTCGTCGCGCAGCTGAAGTACCAGGACCCGAGCAAGCCGGTCGACAGCGCTGCCTTCATGGCGCAGACCGCGCAGATGCAGATGGTCGAGACCCTCCACGAGCTGGTGGAGCAGAACGCCGCGGTGATCGCGGGACAGAACAGCCTCAACGCCCTGACCCTCGTGGGCCAGCGCGTCACCTACTCCGTGGGCAGCTCCACCGCCAGCGGCACCGTCGACTCGGTCAAGCTCACCGCTGCCGGGCCGAAGCTCATCGTGAACGACACCGAGGTGCCGCTCAGCACCGTCTCCGAGGTCGGCACCGCCACCTCCCCCTCCGCGTCCTAA
- a CDS encoding flagellar hook-length control protein FliK, producing MSRVDVTIPAPAAVAPAKPGGRSAASDDGASFEVAIRSQLDSGRPGQTRSTHPRPVHERPVHERPVHERQVHERSDPADPRDRSAVSERSQRPVVDTVFERPDRPSGKDSTEVAPASQPSSGSEPQPVQQPAAQVASSAASAATVPAASGAVPAGPTTSPAGGSGAAAPGVDGVSSSAGSVTAASAAPATVVAPATQAEGSAATDVGHAAATPTDSVGTTAVSTPAGTSGAPGSAVGTQAVGQAAGQAAASSTSTSQPTTEGTTTGPSTTPTATAGSGQAGADGTGAGQTGSGQGDGALVPTLVHGRPPALGGAGARAGLGTDAAGATAPAGTDGLTAVTTSVDATTVGSIPVTAVATSPVLAPASAVPTGVDLAAAATVPTAPTTGTASAVPVTTAPLANPVVPLPPQTQVLNAMSPMFTAPDGTHQVTVHLEPENLGKVRVQLTLSGGEVALHLVAADAATRETLRQGLPELRAQLEQTGLRTAGMDVQSGSPDLFGQAGAGSGTGAGSGAAPRAGHGAIPGHRGADTGPATPNPTSRSLPSDVALDVRM from the coding sequence ATGAGTCGCGTCGACGTGACCATCCCGGCACCTGCCGCGGTGGCCCCCGCGAAGCCCGGCGGGCGCAGTGCCGCCTCGGACGACGGGGCGAGCTTCGAGGTCGCCATCCGCTCCCAGCTCGACTCCGGCCGCCCGGGCCAGACCCGCTCGACGCACCCCCGCCCCGTGCACGAGCGCCCCGTGCACGAGCGCCCCGTGCACGAGCGCCAGGTGCACGAGCGCAGCGACCCCGCGGACCCCCGCGATCGCTCCGCGGTGAGCGAGCGGAGCCAACGCCCGGTCGTGGACACCGTGTTCGAGCGTCCCGACCGTCCGTCCGGGAAGGACTCGACCGAGGTCGCTCCCGCGTCGCAGCCGTCCTCGGGCAGCGAGCCCCAGCCGGTGCAGCAGCCCGCCGCCCAGGTCGCGTCCTCGGCCGCGTCGGCGGCCACCGTTCCGGCTGCGAGCGGCGCGGTGCCCGCCGGTCCCACGACCTCGCCCGCAGGTGGCTCCGGTGCCGCTGCCCCCGGTGTCGACGGCGTCTCGTCGAGCGCCGGCTCGGTCACCGCCGCGTCGGCGGCCCCCGCCACCGTGGTGGCGCCGGCCACCCAGGCCGAGGGCTCGGCAGCGACCGATGTCGGCCACGCGGCCGCTACGCCCACCGACTCCGTCGGCACTACCGCTGTGTCGACCCCTGCCGGCACGTCCGGCGCCCCCGGCTCGGCCGTCGGCACGCAGGCCGTCGGCCAGGCGGCCGGGCAGGCTGCCGCGAGCTCGACGTCCACCTCCCAGCCGACCACCGAGGGCACCACCACGGGCCCGTCCACCACCCCTACCGCCACGGCGGGCTCGGGACAGGCAGGCGCCGACGGGACCGGAGCCGGGCAGACGGGCAGCGGCCAGGGCGACGGTGCGCTCGTGCCCACGCTCGTCCATGGCCGTCCGCCCGCCCTCGGCGGCGCGGGAGCGCGGGCCGGACTCGGCACCGACGCCGCAGGCGCCACCGCCCCGGCCGGCACCGACGGCCTCACCGCGGTCACGACGTCCGTGGACGCGACCACCGTCGGCAGCATCCCTGTGACGGCGGTCGCGACGAGCCCCGTCCTCGCCCCGGCGAGCGCCGTGCCCACCGGTGTCGACCTCGCCGCTGCTGCCACGGTGCCGACAGCCCCCACCACGGGAACGGCGTCGGCGGTCCCCGTCACGACGGCCCCCCTCGCGAACCCCGTGGTGCCGCTGCCCCCGCAGACCCAGGTCCTCAACGCGATGTCCCCGATGTTCACCGCGCCCGACGGCACCCACCAGGTCACCGTGCACCTCGAGCCCGAGAACCTCGGCAAGGTCCGGGTCCAGCTCACCCTGAGCGGGGGAGAGGTCGCCCTTCACCTCGTCGCCGCGGACGCCGCCACCCGCGAGACCCTGCGCCAGGGCCTGCCCGAGCTCCGGGCCCAGCTGGAGCAGACCGGTCTGCGCACGGCGGGCATGGACGTCCAGTCCGGTTCGCCCGACCTGTTCGGCCAAGCAGGTGCCGGTTCCGGTACCGGCGCCGGGAGCGGAGCTGCACCGCGAGCCGGGCACGGCGCCATACCGGGGCACCGCGGTGCCGACACCGGTCCGGCCACCCCGAACCCCACCTCCCGATCCCTGCCCAGCGACGTCGCCCTCGACGTCAGAATGTGA
- a CDS encoding transglycosylase SLT domain-containing protein produces the protein MSIDTVGPAGALARIAAIQSRFTVVAPTSTSSAASTSAAAGTSSATTTSGSAPASFDQVLGTVLDQAKALQSQGVQSFPTTSTSGDVGARAVEAGKKYLGVPYVWGGTDPAKGLDCSGLVQRAFADVGVRLPRVAADQARMGTAVPSLDQAQPGDLLAFGSPVDHIGIYVGDHKMLVAPRAGQDVKIQDVYKTPTAIRRIAAPAEQSFTTSAAASAASSATGVSTRGVASDVPAQFRSLFASAAQRYDVPVALLTSVAKAESGFNPSAVSHAGAIGLMQIMPATARGLGVDPRNPAQAIDGAARLLASHLDRFGSTSLALAAYNAGPGAVQRYGGVPPYRETQQYVQKVIGYMGGAA, from the coding sequence ATGAGCATCGACACCGTCGGCCCCGCGGGCGCCCTCGCCCGCATCGCCGCCATCCAGAGCCGGTTCACCGTCGTGGCCCCCACCTCCACCTCGAGCGCGGCGAGCACCAGCGCCGCAGCCGGGACCAGCTCGGCGACCACCACGTCGGGCTCGGCCCCGGCGTCCTTCGACCAGGTGCTGGGCACCGTCCTGGACCAGGCGAAAGCCCTTCAGTCGCAGGGGGTCCAGAGCTTCCCGACCACGAGCACCAGCGGTGACGTCGGCGCGCGCGCCGTCGAGGCCGGCAAGAAGTACCTCGGCGTCCCCTACGTCTGGGGCGGCACCGACCCGGCCAAGGGCCTGGACTGCTCCGGCCTCGTGCAGCGGGCCTTCGCCGACGTGGGTGTGCGCCTGCCGCGGGTCGCCGCCGACCAGGCGCGGATGGGCACCGCGGTCCCCAGCCTCGACCAGGCCCAGCCGGGCGACCTCCTCGCCTTCGGCAGCCCGGTGGACCACATCGGCATCTACGTGGGCGACCACAAGATGCTCGTCGCCCCCCGGGCCGGCCAGGACGTCAAGATCCAGGACGTCTACAAGACCCCCACGGCCATCCGTCGCATCGCCGCCCCCGCCGAGCAGTCGTTCACGACCTCGGCGGCTGCCTCCGCCGCGTCTTCCGCGACCGGCGTCTCGACGCGTGGTGTGGCCTCCGACGTGCCCGCACAGTTCCGCAGCCTGTTCGCCAGTGCCGCGCAGCGGTATGACGTCCCGGTCGCCCTGCTCACCTCGGTCGCCAAGGCGGAGAGCGGCTTCAACCCCTCCGCGGTCAGCCACGCCGGGGCCATCGGGCTCATGCAGATCATGCCGGCCACCGCCCGCGGCCTCGGCGTGGACCCGCGCAACCCGGCGCAGGCGATCGACGGTGCGGCCCGCCTGCTCGCCAGCCACCTCGACAGGTTCGGTTCGACGTCCCTGGCGCTCGCCGCCTACAACGCCGGCCCGGGTGCGGTGCAGCGCTACGGCGGTGTCCCGCCCTACCGGGAGACCCAGCAGTACGTCCAGAAGGTCATCGGCTACATGGGAGGAGCGGCATGA
- a CDS encoding FliI/YscN family ATPase codes for MTAVLHDILRAARPRVTGRVTRALGVGIEVSGLDVAVGEAVEVMGDQGPILAEVVALDGDAARCLPVSDLRGVRRGAVVASTGGPLRVPVGAGLIGRVVDALGRPIDGGPELTDVTWETSDGTPPPAMTRDRIDTQLGLGIRAIDTLVPCGRGQRMGIFAGSGVGKSSLLSMMVRGTEAPVCVLALVGERGREVREFVEHDLGPEGLARAVVVVATSDEPALVRLHAAFTATRIAEWFRDQGQDVLLCMDSVTRVAMAQREVGLAAGEPPATRGYPPSVFGLLPRLLERAGTSHTGSITGLYTVLVEGDDMNDPVADSVRSILDGHIVLDRRLATSGHFPCIDVLESVSRTTRALTDGPQRAAVSSLRQLLAARRDAKDLVEIGAYVAGSNPLVDRALQFSAPIDLFLRQDLDDIADLGQSWSALHQLAGAL; via the coding sequence ATGACCGCCGTGCTCCACGACATCCTGCGCGCGGCCCGCCCGCGCGTCACCGGCCGCGTCACCCGCGCCCTCGGTGTCGGCATCGAGGTCTCCGGCCTCGACGTCGCAGTCGGCGAGGCCGTCGAGGTCATGGGCGACCAGGGACCGATCCTCGCCGAGGTCGTCGCCCTCGACGGCGACGCCGCCCGCTGCCTGCCCGTCTCCGACCTGCGCGGTGTGCGCCGCGGTGCGGTCGTCGCCTCGACCGGTGGCCCCCTGCGGGTCCCTGTCGGCGCCGGGCTCATCGGTCGGGTCGTGGACGCGCTCGGTCGCCCGATCGACGGTGGCCCCGAGCTCACCGACGTGACGTGGGAGACCTCCGACGGCACGCCGCCGCCGGCGATGACCCGCGACCGGATCGACACCCAGCTCGGCCTCGGCATCCGCGCCATCGACACCCTCGTGCCCTGCGGGCGCGGGCAGCGCATGGGCATCTTCGCCGGCTCCGGCGTCGGCAAGTCGAGCCTGCTCTCGATGATGGTCCGCGGCACCGAGGCCCCGGTCTGCGTGCTGGCCCTGGTCGGCGAGCGGGGCCGTGAGGTCCGCGAGTTCGTCGAGCACGACCTCGGACCCGAGGGCCTGGCCCGCGCGGTCGTCGTCGTGGCGACCTCCGACGAGCCCGCGCTCGTGCGCCTCCACGCGGCCTTCACCGCCACCCGCATCGCCGAGTGGTTCCGCGACCAGGGCCAGGACGTCCTGCTCTGCATGGACAGCGTCACCCGTGTCGCCATGGCCCAGCGCGAGGTCGGCCTCGCGGCCGGCGAGCCGCCGGCCACCCGGGGCTACCCGCCGTCGGTGTTCGGGCTGCTGCCGCGCCTGCTCGAGCGTGCGGGCACCTCGCACACGGGCAGCATCACGGGCCTCTACACCGTCCTCGTCGAGGGCGACGACATGAACGACCCGGTCGCCGACTCGGTCCGCTCCATCCTCGACGGCCACATCGTCCTCGACCGCCGCCTCGCGACCTCGGGCCACTTCCCCTGCATCGACGTGCTCGAGTCCGTGTCGCGCACCACCCGCGCCCTCACCGACGGCCCGCAGCGCGCCGCGGTCTCCTCGCTGCGCCAGCTGCTCGCAGCCCGCCGCGACGCCAAGGACCTCGTCGAGATCGGTGCCTACGTCGCCGGGAGCAACCCGCTGGTCGACCGTGCCCTGCAGTTCTCGGCCCCGATCGACCTGTTCCTGCGCCAGGACCTCGACGACATCGCCGACCTCGGCCAGAGCTGGTCGGCCCTGCACCAGCTGGCAGGTGCGCTGTGA
- a CDS encoding FliH/SctL family protein: protein MTSSSDLRPSTVLLRSAATTAVRPALFTSRQFTRSSAVLGSGALSETARQFEEGREAGYEEGVRQAVREQEAWLHAAQEREEAEAAERRLQFAATLESLRAAVADAAASATVRDLCAAAVPMAVEIAEALVGHHLLVDDCAARDAVERALTDIPRGSDVTVHLNPGDTHLTPESIADLAPGCAVQVVPDPTVERGGCVVDIGDRTIDAQIGAALVRVREVLSR from the coding sequence ATGACCTCGTCCTCTGACCTGCGCCCCTCGACCGTGCTGCTGCGCAGTGCCGCCACAACCGCTGTCCGGCCGGCCCTGTTCACCTCCCGTCAGTTCACCCGCTCCAGCGCCGTCCTCGGCTCCGGGGCCCTGTCCGAGACGGCCCGCCAGTTCGAGGAGGGCCGCGAGGCCGGCTACGAGGAGGGCGTGCGCCAGGCCGTCCGCGAGCAGGAGGCCTGGCTCCATGCGGCCCAGGAGCGCGAGGAGGCCGAGGCTGCCGAGCGCCGGCTGCAGTTCGCCGCGACCCTGGAGTCGCTGCGTGCCGCCGTCGCTGACGCCGCCGCGTCCGCGACGGTGCGCGACCTGTGTGCCGCCGCGGTGCCCATGGCCGTGGAGATCGCCGAGGCCCTCGTCGGCCACCACCTGCTCGTCGACGACTGCGCCGCCCGCGACGCGGTCGAGCGCGCACTCACCGACATCCCCCGCGGCTCGGACGTCACCGTCCACCTGAACCCGGGCGACACCCACCTCACCCCCGAGTCCATCGCCGACCTCGCCCCCGGCTGCGCCGTGCAGGTCGTCCCCGACCCCACCGTCGAGCGCGGCGGCTGCGTCGTCGACATCGGCGACCGCACGATCGACGCCCAGATCGGCGCCGCGCTCGTCCGCGTCCGCGAGGTGCTGTCGCGATGA
- the fliG gene encoding flagellar motor switch protein FliG, giving the protein MTVMTTELTGLRKAAVLLVQLGSEDSAHVLRSLRPSEVEALTAEIARLDGADLHTQDLVLGEFSSMVNAQEYYVQGGLELAEEMLVKTLGPERAKDVLSRLSTSLSQTPFSFLRRVDARLLLTYLQDEHPQTISLVLAHMSADQAAIVLSGLPEDMQADVAHRLAVMDRTSPEIVRQVEGHLERRLANLVQSSDYSSVGGLGPLVGIINSSERSTERLILEGLEQRDPELAEEVRAHMFMFEDIVNLDDRAVQAILRQADTKALALALKGVSPEVRDKITRNMSERAGASLVEEIEVMGPVRLKQVEEAQAAIIRLIRTLEESGDIIVSRGGGGDDLVL; this is encoded by the coding sequence ATGACCGTGATGACCACGGAGCTCACCGGGCTCCGCAAGGCCGCCGTGCTGCTGGTCCAGCTCGGCAGCGAGGACTCCGCGCACGTGCTGCGGTCCCTGCGTCCCAGCGAGGTCGAGGCCCTCACGGCCGAGATCGCCCGCCTGGACGGTGCGGACCTGCACACCCAGGACCTCGTGCTCGGGGAGTTCTCCTCGATGGTCAACGCCCAGGAGTACTACGTCCAGGGCGGCCTCGAGCTCGCCGAGGAGATGCTCGTCAAGACGCTCGGCCCCGAGCGTGCCAAGGACGTGCTCTCGCGGCTGTCGACGTCCCTGTCCCAGACGCCGTTCTCGTTCCTGCGCCGCGTCGACGCGCGCCTGCTGCTCACCTACCTCCAGGACGAGCACCCGCAGACCATCTCCCTCGTGCTCGCGCACATGTCGGCGGACCAGGCGGCCATCGTCCTGTCCGGCCTGCCCGAGGACATGCAGGCCGACGTGGCCCACCGCCTCGCGGTGATGGACCGCACCTCGCCCGAGATCGTCCGCCAGGTCGAGGGCCACCTCGAGCGCCGGCTGGCCAACCTCGTCCAGAGCTCGGACTACTCCTCCGTCGGTGGGCTCGGCCCGCTCGTCGGCATCATCAACAGCTCGGAGCGCTCCACCGAGCGCCTCATCCTCGAGGGACTCGAGCAGCGTGACCCCGAGCTCGCTGAAGAGGTCCGCGCCCACATGTTCATGTTCGAGGACATCGTCAACCTCGACGACCGCGCCGTGCAGGCCATCCTGCGCCAGGCCGACACCAAGGCCCTCGCGCTCGCGCTCAAGGGGGTCTCGCCCGAGGTGCGCGACAAGATCACGCGCAACATGTCCGAGCGTGCCGGCGCCAGCCTCGTCGAGGAGATCGAGGTCATGGGCCCGGTCCGCCTCAAGCAGGTCGAGGAGGCCCAGGCGGCCATCATCCGCCTCATCCGCACGCTCGAGGAGTCCGGCGACATCATCGTCTCCCGGGGAGGTGGCGGCGATGACCTCGTCCTCTGA
- the fliF gene encoding flagellar basal-body MS-ring/collar protein FliF: protein MNGFDPKALLGRFSKLFGGFTPGQRVVTAVAALAVVVGGVMFVSWVGKPSYAPVFTGLSSTDAAAITAKLTESGEPYELADGGQTVMVPQADVYQTRITLSGEGLPAGDSNSQGYSLLDKQSMTSSDFQQKVTYQRALEGELSKTIESIEGVQAAVVHLAVPQDDVFTTDAAKPTGSVLVKTSAGTTLSSTLVDSIVHLVAGSVPKLDPEQVTVADASGKVLNAAGEGGGGAAGADARQSQKLAVANATAAAVQSMLDKVVGPGKAVVRVDADLNFDEQTIDRQEYVPTKPGTTLTETKSKESYTGGGTPVGGVLGPDNVGTTTNGTGKNDYVKEDSTRTNAVGTLKEKTTTAPGKVQRLSVAVLLDAKSAGSVDTTQLSSLVSAAAGLDPKRGDVVEVSQMAFDTTAAASAQKELEAAAADKKRADMISLGKTVGLGVLILLALIIGLIRSRRRSGPAAPQEIEVYRVPTGPAPVDTLLEQAEQRNVLPHRETAGEQRAQSREAIGTLARERPDDVARLLRGWIAEGS, encoded by the coding sequence GTGAACGGCTTCGACCCGAAGGCCCTCCTGGGCCGCTTCAGCAAGCTGTTCGGCGGCTTCACGCCGGGGCAGCGCGTCGTCACCGCGGTGGCCGCGCTGGCCGTCGTCGTCGGCGGCGTCATGTTCGTGTCCTGGGTGGGCAAGCCCAGCTACGCGCCCGTCTTCACCGGCCTCAGCTCCACCGACGCCGCGGCCATCACCGCCAAGCTCACCGAGTCCGGCGAGCCGTACGAGCTCGCCGACGGCGGCCAGACGGTCATGGTCCCGCAGGCCGACGTCTACCAGACCCGCATCACCCTCTCCGGCGAGGGACTGCCGGCCGGCGACTCGAACTCGCAGGGCTACTCGCTGCTCGACAAGCAGAGCATGACGAGCAGCGACTTCCAGCAGAAGGTCACCTACCAGCGGGCCCTCGAGGGCGAGCTGTCCAAGACCATCGAGTCGATCGAGGGCGTCCAGGCCGCGGTGGTCCACCTCGCCGTGCCCCAGGACGACGTGTTCACCACGGACGCGGCCAAGCCCACCGGCTCGGTCCTCGTCAAGACCTCGGCCGGCACGACGCTGTCCTCCACGCTGGTCGACTCGATCGTCCACCTCGTCGCCGGCTCCGTGCCGAAGCTCGACCCCGAGCAGGTCACCGTCGCCGACGCCAGCGGCAAGGTCCTCAACGCCGCCGGTGAGGGTGGTGGCGGCGCCGCCGGTGCCGACGCCCGCCAGTCCCAGAAGCTCGCCGTCGCCAACGCGACCGCCGCCGCCGTCCAGTCGATGCTCGACAAGGTCGTCGGTCCCGGCAAGGCCGTGGTCCGCGTCGACGCCGACCTCAACTTCGACGAGCAGACCATCGACCGCCAGGAGTACGTCCCCACCAAGCCGGGCACGACGCTGACGGAGACCAAGAGCAAGGAGAGCTACACCGGCGGGGGCACCCCGGTCGGTGGCGTCCTCGGCCCCGACAACGTCGGGACGACGACCAACGGCACCGGCAAGAACGACTACGTCAAAGAGGACAGCACCCGGACGAACGCGGTCGGCACCCTCAAGGAGAAGACCACGACGGCACCGGGCAAGGTCCAGCGGCTGTCGGTCGCCGTCCTGCTCGACGCCAAGTCGGCCGGCTCCGTCGACACCACGCAGCTCAGCTCGCTCGTCTCGGCCGCTGCCGGCCTGGACCCCAAGCGCGGTGACGTCGTCGAGGTCAGCCAGATGGCCTTCGACACCACCGCCGCGGCGTCGGCCCAGAAGGAGCTCGAGGCGGCAGCTGCCGACAAGAAGCGCGCCGACATGATCAGCCTCGGCAAGACCGTCGGCCTCGGCGTCCTCATCCTGCTGGCCCTGATCATCGGCCTGATCCGCTCGCGCCGCCGCTCCGGCCCTGCTGCCCCGCAGGAGATCGAGGTCTACCGCGTCCCCACCGGACCGGCGCCGGTCGACACCCTCCTCGAGCAGGCCGAGCAGCGCAACGTCCTGCCCCACCGCGAGACGGCGGGGGAGCAGCGGGCGCAGTCCCGTGAGGCCATCGGCACCCTGGCGCGCGAGCGTCCCGACGACGTGGCCCGCCTCCTGCGCGGCTGGATCGCGGAAGGCAGCTGA
- the fliE gene encoding flagellar hook-basal body complex protein FliE — translation MVIPPISAIGSLPPVTATAPTAAANPAGFSNALEQGIEKLNSLHQTSDKMAVQAVTGQLQDVHQYTIAANEAAVATQLTVAVRNKAVEAFTEIMRMPM, via the coding sequence ATGGTCATCCCTCCCATCTCCGCGATCGGCAGCCTGCCGCCGGTCACCGCGACCGCGCCGACGGCTGCCGCGAACCCCGCCGGGTTCAGCAACGCCCTCGAGCAGGGCATCGAGAAGCTCAACTCCCTGCACCAGACGAGCGACAAGATGGCCGTCCAGGCGGTCACCGGTCAGCTCCAGGACGTGCACCAGTACACGATCGCCGCGAATGAAGCGGCCGTCGCCACCCAGCTGACCGTCGCCGTGCGCAACAAGGCCGTCGAGGCGTTCACCGAGATCATGAGGATGCCGATGTGA